One Alphaproteobacteria bacterium genomic window, GAGAGCGGCGATTGTTTAGGATGCGCCCGCAGCATACAAGAAGTGGCGCAATGGCGTAAGCTGAATAATTCGCAGAAACAGGCGGTGGTGAGCGCATTGGAGGATCGAAAAAAGCAATTGCTTGAATCCGGCGTAGACATGCGTGGATAAACGACATCAGGATGATAAATAAGTAATGAATTCATCAAAGCTGCATGCGCCAAAAGTATTGATTGTCGATGATGATGCTACAACCATACGCATCGCTCAGGCGATATGCGAATCGTTGAATTATGCGGTAGCAGTTGCATGTAATGGCAGACAAGCACTCGATTTATATGAGGCTGCACAAAAAGCTGCAGCGCCCATAGATATTATTTTTATGGATCTGCAAATGCCGATGATGGGGGGATATGAAGCCACCATTGAAATTCGCCAAACCGAAGAAGAAAATAACCTAAAAAAAGTGCCAATAGTGGCTATAACCGGCACTGTAAAGCAGGATAACCAGCATAAGTGTCTTGAAATTGGTATGGATGACTATCGACAAAAACCTTATACCACAGAAATGGTCAAGACATTGATTGCGCGCCATGTGACATGCGAAAATGATGCAGACTTTGAATAAATTTTAATTTTTTCGTTGAAGTTATAGGGCTAGTTAGCGCTAGCCATTTAAAATAAAAATAGGTAGTATCGAAAAAATTCAGCTTATTGTTACATTTTTATAGTTACGGAATGGCTCCATGTCCGATTTTTCTGCGACAAATACCCAAGATACCAGCAAAGTGCGTGTGATGGTGGTAGAAGATACCGAAAGCCATATGCTATTAGCACATGCAGCGCTTGAGCGTTTTGGTATTACTCCGATTGCCGCAGTAAACTATAATGAAGCCATTGAGTATATTACTCATAATAGCTGCGATTTGATTTTGATGGATTTACAGTTGCCGGCCAAAAGTGGCTATGAAATAACCTATGAAATCCGCCGCTTGGAACATGAAGGCCAAAAACCCCGCACCCCCATTGTGGCAGTCACAGCATTTATGCTGGATGATGCGGCAGAAAGATGCCGTAATGCAGGAATGGATGATTGCGTATCCAAGCCGTTGAGCATTCCATTGTGTCAGCAGATATTTGATAAATATCTGCCGGAAGCGAACCTTAAGGCTCAGCTAGGGTAAACCTAGCTTTCCGAAGGTTTTTGCTTACCAATCTGATTCATAAAATATTGTGTCATCATTAGGGCGCTAGGCTCGTTATCATCGGGCTGTGGCGCGATAATTGATACTGCTGCAGGATCAAGAATGGTGTTGGTTACCATCGCCCCTTCAAGTTTAGCTTCTTTTATGGTGCATCCGCTCAAGTTAGCATTTTTCAGGCATACTTCACGTAAATCTGCGCGTTCCAACAAGCTGTGTTGCAAATTAGCATGTGATAAATTTGCAGAATACAAATTGGTTTCTATAAGTTGGGCATAATCGAGTTTAGCATGGCATAATATGGTATTCGGCATTTGTGTTTTATCAAGCATGGTGTTGCTTAACACCGCTTTGCGCATACTGGCATTGGTCAGATTTGCCCATGTTAGCTCTGCTCCATCAAGCCGCGCATTATCAAGATTGGCACGCTCAAGATTGGTGTTCCACAGCACCATACCACTCAAGATGGTTCCACTTAAATCGGCACCGGCCAGATCAATATCTGCCAGTGGAAATTCGCGCAGGTCGAGTCCAGATAAATCCGCTTTCCCACCAATAAAATGGTTAAGTGAAAAAGCGGCTTGCTGCAACTCATCAGAAAGGGCAACGAGAGGCTGGTTTTCTTCGGTCATTGCAGTATGTGCCTGACGATGTAGCGCGATAAATCTTTCTAATATATGAAATTCAATTCTTACCGCTTTATGTAGTTGAGGCATTATCTAGCGCTCCTGCTTACTTATATGTAAATACCCATAATTACAGTATGCGCTTATAGTGTTAACAATAAGTAAATCTACATAAATAAATTGAATTTTTGAGTAATTATTAGATGGTTTTATTTTACCAGACGTTTGATAGCGCCTGTGATTTTATCGCTGGTTTGTTGTTCTAGTGCTGTGCCTGTTATGGTTGCGCTGCCTATGTTGGCGCCTGAATAATTAATATTATCTAGTATGGCGCAAGAAAAATCTGCATTAATGAAATGTGTGCGCATATCAGCGCTGCTAAGATCGCAGTTTTTAAAATTTGCATTTTTCAATATGGCGCTTTGTAACTTAGCGCCATGCCACTGAGCATAAGATGCATTGATTTTTGTTAGATTTGCTTGAAAGAAAATTGCTGATTTTGCCTGAGATTTGGTAAACTGCACTTGGGTACAATTGGCCTTTGTGAAATTTGCATTGTTTAACTTAGCGTGACTGAAGTTACATTTGACACAATGGGCGTTACTGAAATTTGCCTTGTTAAGGCTAGCATGTCTAAAATCGCTTTCGCGTATGTCGCATTCCGACCAGTTGCTTTCATCCAGTTGGCTATATTGAAATATTCCTGCCATCATTTGACAATGCGTGAAGTCCAGTGACACTAGTTGGGCATGAGTGAGACAACACTCCGAAAATTTGCTGTCTTTAAGTTTTGCGCCGCGCAAATCTGCATGAGAAAGGTCGGTGTTTTGCAAAATAGCGCGTCTTAAATCGCAATTTTGCATATTGGCATGGGACAGATTAGCGTTATTTAACACTGTTCCGCGTAAGTCAGCATTTTGTAAATTTGCGTGAGATAAATTAATTAATTGTAGGTTCAGTTGCTTTAAATCGCTATCAGAAAGATCTATTGGAGCATTATGAATTTTGTGCAGCGGAGCCAGCGCTTTTTCTTGCTCTGGCGACAGTGTCTTTTTGAGTTGCTTAGCACGCAATGCTTTGCGGTGGTTCGCAATATATAGCTCCAACTCTTGACGGGAAATCTTTTTTGGTGCGCGCATGTCAGCCTGAACATTAAAATTACCTCTGTAATACCTAACTGCAATACAGAGGTAATATGCTAACAAAGGAAAGTTAATGCACCGTTAATAATGGGTATATTCATTTAGAGCGCTTAAATGGTTTGTGGCGATGGCACCACCCATGCCATCGCCACAATAATATTGTTATAGTTACTTAAGGTTTTAATGTAAACAATAAAACAACCTTGAGTTGATTTTAAGTTTTACGCCACAATCTTCTTGCTTAAGCGATTGGTAACTTCACTGGCGCTGGTGCTGATTGGCTCCGAGGCTTCTGTCGCGAGTTTGAACCATGCATCTGCAAAGCTTGCTGATTGATTAAAGAAATGCGACATCGAGTTTTGTACGGCGCGGTTTTGAATTTCTACAAAGTCGTTCAGTGTGCGACAACCCAGTAAATCTTTAGAAATTTCTACGCTTTCATTAAACATAGCATTGCATTCCGCGACAAAGTTCTCTTGCATATCGCGGCATAGTTCACTGGTAATTTTGCTGCTTTCGATTACTGCGTCTAACTGCTCTTGGTTAGCAGAAAATACTTCTGACATAGAGCGGGTTGTTTTTTCGGCATTATTGCTCAGGCTGGTAACGTTATCTTTGCTCATAGACAATACTTTTTCCTGAGTCTTTTTTGCTTCTTCTGCGCTGGCTGCCATAAAATCTTTTACTGCCGCATTACCTGCATGTACGAGATCGTCGGGGCTAGAGGCTAAAGAATCAACGGCAGAAAGGCGCGTAGTGTTGCGAATTGCATTTTCTGCATTTTGCTGATTTGAATTTACAGCGGTGTGCACGGCTTCCTCAGCGGCTTGTATGGTTTTCTTAGTGTTTTCTGCAGCTTGCGAAGCGCTGTTCTGCGGTTTTGCGGTATTTTTGTTAGCAGATTTTGTATTTTTATTTTTCTTAGAATTCGACATGGTGTTGCTCCCTTAGATAGCATTTAATTATTGACGAAAATTTATACAAACAGTGCCGCGTTGTCAAGGCTATTGTGCAGTGCAGCATAGCCGTAGAGCGCTGTAATAATGTATGAATTTAAGGTATATTGAAGCATGGCAGCATATAAAGCAGCCATTAGGAAATAAATAAAAACAGGGCATAAGGTTAAGTGCTTGTAATACAACAGATGGTGGTAGAGAGCTAATTTACCTCAGCATCTTGCATTTTAGCGGCTGACTGTTAGTATATATGTGATAAGGCGCAATACGACGTAAATACAATCATGACGGATGGCAATATAGTGCATTCGATGCAGCAGCAGCGAAACAATAAAAGCGTGACAGCAGTTATAGCTGAGGGCGCTGGCGATGCATTGTATTCACGCTTTATTATATTGCAGCAAATAATATTGCTCGTTGCGGTGGTGCTTG contains:
- a CDS encoding response regulator, whose amino-acid sequence is MNSSKLHAPKVLIVDDDATTIRIAQAICESLNYAVAVACNGRQALDLYEAAQKAAAPIDIIFMDLQMPMMGGYEATIEIRQTEEENNLKKVPIVAITGTVKQDNQHKCLEIGMDDYRQKPYTTEMVKTLIARHVTCENDADFE
- a CDS encoding response regulator; amino-acid sequence: MSDFSATNTQDTSKVRVMVVEDTESHMLLAHAALERFGITPIAAVNYNEAIEYITHNSCDLILMDLQLPAKSGYEITYEIRRLEHEGQKPRTPIVAVTAFMLDDAAERCRNAGMDDCVSKPLSIPLCQQIFDKYLPEANLKAQLG
- a CDS encoding pentapeptide repeat-containing protein, translating into MPQLHKAVRIEFHILERFIALHRQAHTAMTEENQPLVALSDELQQAAFSLNHFIGGKADLSGLDLREFPLADIDLAGADLSGTILSGMVLWNTNLERANLDNARLDGAELTWANLTNASMRKAVLSNTMLDKTQMPNTILCHAKLDYAQLIETNLYSANLSHANLQHSLLERADLREVCLKNANLSGCTIKEAKLEGAMVTNTILDPAAVSIIAPQPDDNEPSALMMTQYFMNQIGKQKPSES
- a CDS encoding pentapeptide repeat-containing protein, which produces MRAPKKISRQELELYIANHRKALRAKQLKKTLSPEQEKALAPLHKIHNAPIDLSDSDLKQLNLQLINLSHANLQNADLRGTVLNNANLSHANMQNCDLRRAILQNTDLSHADLRGAKLKDSKFSECCLTHAQLVSLDFTHCQMMAGIFQYSQLDESNWSECDIRESDFRHASLNKANFSNAHCVKCNFSHAKLNNANFTKANCTQVQFTKSQAKSAIFFQANLTKINASYAQWHGAKLQSAILKNANFKNCDLSSADMRTHFINADFSCAILDNINYSGANIGSATITGTALEQQTSDKITGAIKRLVK
- a CDS encoding phasin family protein yields the protein MSNSKKNKNTKSANKNTAKPQNSASQAAENTKKTIQAAEEAVHTAVNSNQQNAENAIRNTTRLSAVDSLASSPDDLVHAGNAAVKDFMAASAEEAKKTQEKVLSMSKDNVTSLSNNAEKTTRSMSEVFSANQEQLDAVIESSKITSELCRDMQENFVAECNAMFNESVEISKDLLGCRTLNDFVEIQNRAVQNSMSHFFNQSASFADAWFKLATEASEPISTSASEVTNRLSKKIVA